From the Cupriavidus necator N-1 genome, one window contains:
- the acnB gene encoding bifunctional aconitate hydratase 2/2-methylisocitrate dehydratase codes for MLENYRAHVAERAALGIPPLPLTAKQTAELVELLKNPPAGEEQNLVELITYRVPAGVDDAAKVKASYLAAVALGKEKCALISRAKATELLGTMLGGYNISPLIELLDDAEVGTVAAEALKKTLLMFDAFHDVKEKADKGNANAKAVLQSWADAEWFTSRPEVPQSLTITVFKVPGETNTDDLSPAPDATTRPDIPMHALAMLKNKREGAAFQPEEDGKRGPVKFIESLKEKGHLVAYVGDVVGTGSSRKSATNSVLWFTGEDIPFIPNKRFGGVCLGNKIAPIFYNTMEDAGALPIELDVSKMEMGDVVELRPYEGKALKDGAVIAEFKVKSDVLFDEVRAGGRIPLIVGRGLTAKAREALGLAPSTLFRLPQNPADTGKGFTLAQKMVGRACGLAEGKGIRPGTYCEPKMTSVGSQDTTGPMTRDELKDLACLGFSADLVMQSFCHTAAYPKPVDVKTHHTLPEFISTRGGISLRPGDGVIHSWLNRMLLPDTVGTGGDSHTRFPIGISFPAGSGLVAFAAATGVMPLDMPESVLVRFKGKMQPGVTLRDLVNAIPLYAIKQGLLTVAKQGKQNIFSGRVLEIEGLPDLKVEQAFELSDASAERSAAGCTVRLNKDPIIEYINSNITLLKWMIAQGYQDPRSLQRRIKAMEAWLADPKLLEPDADAEYAAVIEIDLADVHEPIVACPNDPDDVKTLSEVAGAKIDEVFIGSCMTNIGHFRAASKLLEGKRDIPVKLWVAPPTKMDQKQLTEEGHYGVFGTAGARTEMPGCSLCMGNQAQVREGATVMSTSTRNFPNRLGKNTNVYLGSAELAAICSRLGRIPTKEEYMADMGVLNANGDKIYKYMNFDQIEDFKEVADGVTV; via the coding sequence ATGCTTGAAAACTATCGCGCACATGTGGCCGAGCGCGCCGCGCTTGGCATCCCCCCTCTGCCCCTGACCGCCAAGCAGACGGCCGAGCTGGTCGAACTGCTGAAGAACCCGCCCGCCGGTGAAGAGCAGAACCTGGTGGAGCTGATCACCTACCGCGTGCCGGCCGGCGTGGATGACGCCGCCAAGGTCAAGGCCTCGTACCTGGCCGCCGTGGCGCTGGGTAAAGAGAAGTGCGCGCTGATCTCGCGCGCCAAGGCGACCGAGCTGCTGGGCACAATGCTGGGCGGCTACAACATCTCGCCGCTGATCGAGCTGCTGGACGATGCCGAGGTCGGCACCGTCGCCGCCGAGGCGCTGAAGAAGACCCTGCTGATGTTCGACGCCTTCCACGACGTGAAGGAAAAGGCGGACAAGGGTAATGCCAATGCCAAGGCCGTGCTGCAAAGCTGGGCCGACGCCGAGTGGTTCACCAGCCGCCCGGAAGTGCCGCAAAGCCTGACCATCACCGTGTTCAAGGTGCCGGGCGAAACCAACACCGACGACCTCTCGCCGGCCCCGGACGCCACCACCCGCCCGGACATCCCGATGCACGCGCTCGCCATGCTGAAGAACAAGCGCGAAGGCGCGGCGTTCCAGCCGGAAGAAGACGGCAAGCGCGGCCCGGTCAAGTTCATCGAATCGCTGAAGGAAAAGGGCCACCTGGTCGCCTACGTGGGCGACGTGGTCGGTACCGGCTCGAGCCGCAAGTCCGCCACCAACTCGGTGCTGTGGTTCACCGGCGAAGACATCCCGTTCATCCCGAACAAGCGCTTCGGCGGCGTGTGCCTGGGCAACAAGATCGCCCCGATCTTCTACAACACCATGGAAGACGCCGGCGCGCTGCCGATCGAGCTGGACGTGTCGAAGATGGAAATGGGCGACGTGGTCGAACTGCGCCCGTACGAAGGCAAGGCCCTGAAGGACGGCGCAGTGATCGCCGAGTTCAAGGTCAAGTCCGACGTGCTGTTTGACGAAGTCCGCGCCGGCGGCCGTATTCCGCTGATCGTCGGCCGTGGCCTGACCGCCAAGGCGCGCGAGGCGCTGGGCCTGGCCCCGTCGACGCTGTTCCGCCTGCCGCAGAACCCGGCCGATACCGGCAAGGGCTTCACGCTGGCGCAGAAGATGGTTGGCCGCGCCTGCGGCCTGGCCGAAGGCAAGGGCATCCGCCCGGGCACGTACTGCGAACCGAAGATGACCTCGGTGGGCTCGCAGGACACCACCGGCCCGATGACCCGCGACGAGCTGAAGGACCTGGCCTGCCTGGGCTTCTCGGCCGACCTGGTGATGCAGTCGTTCTGCCACACCGCCGCGTATCCGAAGCCGGTCGACGTCAAGACCCACCACACCCTGCCTGAGTTCATCAGCACCCGCGGCGGCATCTCGCTGCGCCCGGGCGACGGCGTGATCCACTCGTGGCTGAACCGCATGCTGCTGCCCGACACCGTCGGCACCGGCGGCGACTCGCACACCCGCTTCCCGATCGGCATCAGCTTCCCGGCAGGTTCGGGCCTGGTGGCCTTTGCCGCCGCCACTGGCGTGATGCCGCTGGACATGCCGGAATCGGTGCTGGTCCGCTTCAAGGGCAAGATGCAGCCGGGTGTGACCCTGCGCGACCTGGTCAACGCGATTCCGCTGTACGCGATCAAGCAAGGCCTGCTGACCGTGGCCAAGCAAGGCAAGCAGAACATCTTCTCGGGCCGCGTCCTGGAAATCGAAGGCTTGCCCGACCTGAAGGTCGAGCAAGCGTTTGAACTGTCGGACGCCTCGGCGGAACGTTCGGCCGCCGGTTGCACGGTGCGCCTGAACAAGGACCCGATCATCGAATACATCAACAGCAACATCACGCTGCTGAAGTGGATGATCGCCCAGGGCTACCAGGACCCGCGCAGCCTGCAGCGCCGCATCAAGGCCATGGAAGCGTGGCTGGCCGATCCCAAGCTGCTGGAGCCGGACGCCGACGCCGAGTACGCCGCCGTGATCGAGATCGACCTGGCCGACGTGCATGAGCCGATCGTGGCTTGCCCGAACGACCCGGACGACGTCAAGACCCTGTCGGAAGTTGCCGGCGCCAAGATCGACGAAGTGTTCATCGGTTCGTGCATGACCAACATCGGCCACTTCCGCGCAGCTTCCAAGCTGCTGGAAGGCAAGCGCGACATCCCGGTCAAGCTGTGGGTGGCTCCGCCGACCAAGATGGACCAGAAGCAGCTGACCGAGGAAGGCCACTACGGCGTGTTCGGCACCGCCGGTGCCCGCACCGAAATGCCGGGCTGCTCGCTGTGCATGGGCAACCAGGCACAGGTGCGCGAAGGTGCCACGGTGATGTCGACCAGCACGCGTAACTTCCCGAACCGCCTGGGCAAGAACACCAACGTGTACCTGGGTTCCGCCGAACTGGCGGCGATCTGCTCGCGCCTGGGCCGCATCCCGACCAAGGAAGAGTACATGGCCGACATGGGCGTGCTCAATGCCAACGGCGACAAGATCTACAAGTACATGAACTTCGACCAGATCGAGGACTTCAAGGAAGTGGCCGACGGCGTGACGGTGTAA
- a CDS encoding glutathione S-transferase N-terminal domain-containing protein, translating into MPDLSAFPITRKWPAQHPDRIQLYSLPTPNGVKVSIMLEETGLPYEPHLVRFDAHDQMSPEFLSLSPNNKIPAILDPNGPRGKPLALFESGAILLYLADKSGKRIPADPARRYETIQWVMFQMGGIGPMFGQVGFFHKFAGKEYEDKRPRDRYVAESRRLLNVLNQRLEGRDWIMGDEYTIADIATFPWVRNLVGFYEAGELVGIQDVPHVRRVLEAFVKRPAVVKGLDTPHRG; encoded by the coding sequence GTGCCCGATCTGTCCGCTTTCCCCATCACCCGCAAATGGCCGGCGCAGCATCCCGACCGCATCCAGCTGTATTCCCTGCCCACGCCCAACGGGGTCAAGGTGTCGATCATGCTGGAGGAGACCGGCCTGCCGTATGAACCGCACCTGGTACGCTTCGACGCCCACGACCAGATGTCGCCGGAGTTCCTGTCGCTGAGCCCGAACAACAAGATTCCCGCCATCCTCGATCCCAACGGCCCGCGCGGCAAGCCGCTGGCGCTGTTCGAGTCGGGCGCGATCCTGCTCTACCTGGCCGACAAGTCGGGCAAGCGGATCCCGGCCGACCCCGCGCGCCGCTACGAAACCATCCAGTGGGTGATGTTCCAGATGGGCGGCATCGGGCCGATGTTCGGGCAGGTGGGCTTTTTCCACAAGTTCGCCGGCAAGGAGTACGAGGACAAGCGCCCGCGCGACCGCTACGTGGCCGAAAGCCGGCGCCTGCTGAATGTGCTGAACCAGCGGCTGGAAGGGCGCGACTGGATCATGGGTGACGAATACACCATCGCCGACATCGCCACCTTTCCGTGGGTGCGCAACCTGGTTGGCTTCTATGAGGCGGGCGAACTGGTCGGCATCCAGGACGTCCCGCATGTCAGGCGCGTGCTGGAGGCGTTCGTCAAGCGCCCGGCCGTGGTGAAGGGGCTCGATACGCCGCACCGCGGCTGA
- a CDS encoding PQQ-dependent sugar dehydrogenase, which translates to MPMPTAISLLRVVLLAGATAALAACGESAKLPSEAGFGPVPQLPPPNQTAIPTVKIAPAIGWAAGQRPVPAAGMAVTAFADKLDHPRWVYVLPNGDVLVAESNAPPKPDDGKGIRGWIMKKLMKRAGAGTPSANRITLLRDTNGDGVADQRSVFLKDLNSPFGMALVGNDFYVAATDAVLRFPYQPGQTQITAAPQKVVDLPGGPLNHHWTKSLIASRDGSKLYVTVGSNSNVGEHGMDREVGRAAIWEVDPKTGTHRIFASGLRNPNGMAWEPVTGMLWTAVNERDEIGSDLVPDYITSVRDGGFYGWPYSYYGQHVDARVKPPAPDLVARAIVPDYAVGAHTASLGLAAAGGNSLPARFSEGMFVGQHGSWNRRPLAGYKVIFVPFSKGRPNGAPFDVLTGFLDEDGNARGRPVGVAIDPRGGLLVADDVGNTVWRVSGAK; encoded by the coding sequence ATGCCGATGCCCACCGCCATCTCCCTGTTGCGTGTCGTCCTGCTGGCGGGCGCCACCGCTGCGCTCGCCGCCTGCGGCGAATCGGCCAAGCTGCCTTCCGAAGCGGGCTTTGGCCCCGTGCCGCAGCTGCCGCCACCCAACCAGACCGCGATCCCCACCGTCAAGATCGCGCCGGCCATCGGCTGGGCAGCGGGCCAGCGCCCGGTGCCGGCCGCAGGCATGGCGGTTACGGCCTTCGCCGACAAGCTGGACCATCCGCGCTGGGTCTACGTGCTGCCCAACGGCGACGTGCTGGTGGCCGAGAGCAATGCCCCGCCCAAGCCCGACGATGGCAAGGGCATCCGCGGCTGGATCATGAAGAAGCTGATGAAGCGCGCCGGCGCCGGCACCCCCAGCGCCAACCGCATCACGCTGCTGCGCGACACCAACGGCGACGGCGTGGCCGACCAGCGCTCGGTGTTCCTGAAGGACCTGAACTCGCCGTTCGGCATGGCCCTGGTCGGCAACGACTTCTACGTGGCCGCCACCGACGCGGTGCTGCGCTTCCCGTACCAGCCCGGACAGACCCAGATCACTGCCGCGCCGCAGAAGGTGGTGGACCTGCCCGGCGGGCCGCTCAACCATCACTGGACCAAGAGCCTGATCGCCAGCCGCGACGGCAGCAAGCTGTACGTGACGGTGGGTTCCAACAGCAACGTGGGCGAGCACGGCATGGACAGGGAGGTCGGCCGCGCCGCCATCTGGGAGGTCGACCCCAAGACCGGCACGCACCGGATCTTTGCCAGCGGCCTGCGCAATCCCAACGGCATGGCGTGGGAGCCGGTCACCGGCATGCTCTGGACTGCTGTCAACGAGCGCGACGAGATCGGCAGTGACCTGGTGCCGGACTACATCACCTCGGTGCGCGACGGCGGCTTCTATGGCTGGCCCTACAGTTACTACGGCCAGCATGTCGACGCACGCGTGAAGCCGCCGGCGCCGGACCTGGTGGCCAGGGCCATCGTGCCGGACTATGCCGTGGGGGCACACACCGCATCGCTCGGGCTGGCCGCCGCCGGCGGCAACAGCTTGCCGGCGCGCTTCAGCGAAGGCATGTTCGTCGGCCAGCACGGGTCGTGGAACCGCAGGCCGCTGGCGGGCTACAAGGTGATCTTCGTGCCGTTCAGCAAGGGCCGGCCCAACGGCGCTCCGTTCGACGTGCTGACCGGCTTTCTCGATGAGGACGGCAACGCGCGCGGGCGGCCGGTGGGCGTGGCGATCGACCCGCGCGGCGGACTGCTGGTGGCCGATGACGTCGGCAATACGGTGTGGCGGGTCAGCGGCGCGAAGTAG
- a CDS encoding EamA family transporter has protein sequence MSLTVFAVVLLAAFLHAAWNAVVKGGGDKMLSTVMVAVSAGLMGAVALPALPQPAPASWPFIAASVGVHVVYFALVARIYHTADMSQTYPLMRGTAPLLVAVASVGWLGEHLSGLAWGGIAVVSLGILAMAGGGHGARAAAGSREGMWLALLNALVIAAYTLIDGTGVRRSGAPVAYAFWIFVLTAVPLAAWALVARRPALAGYVRRNLVFALVGGGGTLASYGLSLWAMTRAPVAPVAALRESSILFGALISGLLLKERVGAARLGAACLIAAGAATLRFA, from the coding sequence ATGTCTCTCACTGTCTTCGCAGTCGTCCTGCTCGCCGCGTTCCTGCATGCCGCCTGGAACGCGGTGGTCAAGGGTGGCGGCGACAAGATGCTGTCGACGGTGATGGTGGCGGTGAGCGCCGGCCTGATGGGCGCCGTGGCGCTGCCGGCGTTGCCGCAGCCGGCGCCGGCGAGCTGGCCGTTCATCGCCGCGTCTGTGGGCGTGCACGTGGTGTATTTCGCGCTGGTGGCACGCATCTACCACACCGCGGACATGAGCCAGACCTACCCCCTGATGCGCGGCACCGCGCCGCTGCTGGTGGCGGTGGCCAGCGTGGGCTGGCTGGGCGAGCACCTTTCGGGGCTGGCGTGGGGCGGCATCGCCGTGGTCAGCCTGGGCATCCTGGCCATGGCGGGCGGCGGTCACGGTGCCCGCGCTGCCGCTGGCAGCCGTGAAGGCATGTGGCTGGCCCTGCTGAACGCGCTGGTGATCGCCGCTTATACGCTGATCGACGGCACCGGCGTGCGCCGCTCCGGCGCGCCGGTAGCGTATGCGTTCTGGATCTTCGTGCTGACCGCGGTGCCGCTGGCGGCGTGGGCGCTGGTGGCGCGCCGGCCGGCACTGGCCGGCTACGTGCGGCGCAACCTGGTGTTCGCATTGGTTGGGGGCGGCGGCACGCTGGCGTCCTACGGGCTGTCGCTGTGGGCGATGACACGCGCGCCGGTGGCTCCGGTGGCGGCCCTGCGCGAGTCCTCGATCCTGTTCGGCGCGCTGATCTCCGGACTGCTGCTCAAGGAGCGGGTGGGCGCCGCCCGCCTGGGCGCGGCGTGCCTGATCGCCGCCGGCGCGGCCACGCTGCGCTTTGCCTGA
- a CDS encoding class I SAM-dependent methyltransferase gives MDHTADSFRAFELAGWEDPEVVSQYQEHLSHVTRQSVESLLDDAHVASGLRVLDVATGSGHVAAGAVRRGAESVGIDFSLAQVQLARKLHPDVHYEQADAQALPFGDASFDAVVNGFGMCHLSDPEAALAEAFRVLRPGGRIAFTVWDTPERAVGFGAVYAAIRACGSMEVDLPVGPNFFLFSDPGHCRTALQQAGFVSPTCRSVPQVWRFSTPDQLFDALAQGTVRAAATLRAQTPRARDEIRAVLRGTVAAYMRGSGFEVPMPAVLAAAVKP, from the coding sequence ATGGACCACACCGCAGATTCGTTTCGGGCCTTTGAGCTGGCCGGCTGGGAAGATCCCGAGGTCGTCAGCCAGTACCAGGAGCATCTGTCGCACGTGACCCGGCAATCGGTCGAGTCCCTGCTGGATGACGCCCATGTGGCCAGCGGGCTGCGCGTGCTGGACGTGGCCACCGGCTCCGGCCATGTCGCGGCTGGGGCGGTGCGGCGCGGCGCCGAGTCCGTCGGCATCGATTTCTCGCTGGCGCAGGTGCAGCTGGCGCGCAAGCTCCATCCGGATGTCCACTACGAGCAGGCCGATGCGCAGGCGCTGCCGTTCGGCGATGCCAGCTTCGATGCCGTGGTCAATGGCTTCGGCATGTGCCACCTGTCCGACCCGGAGGCCGCGCTGGCCGAAGCGTTCCGCGTGCTGCGCCCGGGCGGGCGCATCGCCTTCACCGTGTGGGACACGCCCGAGCGCGCGGTCGGCTTCGGCGCGGTCTATGCCGCGATCCGCGCCTGCGGCTCGATGGAGGTCGATCTCCCCGTGGGGCCGAACTTCTTCCTGTTCAGCGATCCGGGCCATTGCCGCACCGCGTTGCAGCAGGCCGGCTTTGTCTCGCCCACATGCCGCAGCGTGCCGCAGGTATGGCGCTTCTCCACGCCCGACCAGCTGTTCGATGCGCTGGCCCAGGGCACCGTGCGAGCCGCCGCCACGCTGCGCGCGCAGACCCCCAGGGCCCGCGATGAGATCCGCGCCGTGCTGCGCGGCACCGTCGCCGCCTATATGCGCGGCAGCGGCTTCGAGGTGCCGATGCCGGCGGTGCTGGCGGCGGCGGTCAAGCCCTGA
- a CDS encoding LysR family transcriptional regulator gives MDIELARTFLQVVRTGSLLAAADKLHVTQTAVTARIKSLESQLNCRLFDRNKAGARLTPDGQRFLGYASQLVQTWEAACRELPLPAGLASLFRFGTEISLGNPLVLLWTTRLRQLMPAQAVRAEVGEGAELQRKLQSGTLDAALVYQPEYAPGMHVEALMEEKLILIRSTQRDGGYVYVDWGPEFRRQHDSALPEHARASLYFNLGPLALQYILQFGGSGYFRTRVVQSYLDSGVLARVEGASEFSYPVFLVCARTPTGAAQDAVRILRDIVREESDWSQRWDFPQ, from the coding sequence ATGGACATCGAACTCGCCCGCACCTTCCTGCAAGTCGTTCGCACCGGCAGCCTGCTGGCCGCGGCCGACAAGCTGCATGTCACGCAGACCGCCGTGACCGCGCGCATCAAGAGCCTGGAATCGCAACTGAACTGCCGCCTGTTCGATCGCAACAAGGCGGGCGCACGGCTGACGCCCGATGGCCAGCGCTTTCTCGGCTACGCCAGCCAGCTGGTGCAGACCTGGGAGGCGGCCTGCCGCGAACTGCCGTTGCCGGCCGGGCTGGCCAGCCTGTTTCGTTTCGGCACGGAAATCAGCCTGGGCAATCCGCTGGTGCTGCTGTGGACCACGCGCCTGCGCCAGCTGATGCCGGCGCAGGCGGTGCGGGCGGAAGTAGGGGAAGGGGCGGAACTGCAGCGCAAGCTGCAGTCAGGCACGCTGGACGCGGCGCTGGTCTACCAGCCGGAGTATGCGCCCGGCATGCATGTCGAGGCGCTGATGGAAGAGAAGCTGATCCTGATCCGCTCGACGCAGCGCGATGGCGGCTATGTCTATGTCGACTGGGGGCCGGAATTCCGCCGCCAGCATGACAGCGCGCTGCCGGAGCATGCGCGCGCCTCGCTGTACTTCAACCTGGGGCCGCTGGCGCTGCAGTACATCCTGCAGTTCGGCGGCAGCGGCTATTTCCGGACACGCGTGGTGCAGAGCTACCTGGACAGCGGGGTGTTGGCGCGCGTGGAAGGCGCCTCAGAGTTCTCTTATCCGGTGTTCCTCGTCTGCGCCAGGACCCCAACAGGCGCGGCGCAGGACGCGGTGCGCATCCTGCGTGACATCGTGCGCGAAGAATCCGACTGGTCGCAGCGCTGGGATTTCCCGCAGTAG
- a CDS encoding acyl-CoA dehydrogenase family protein, whose protein sequence is MQRLIFEAEHDAFRESARRFYQREVGPHGERWREQGCVDREVFRKAGEQGYLLMWADEKYGGAGVEDFRYEQILIEENARHGDSGFFGTLHSRLVAPYIGRIGNEEQRQRLLPAAARGESIFAIAMTEPQAGSDLAGMRTRAEDHGDHWVLNGAKTYISNGQLADFVVVVARTDPERSHGLGLFIVERGMPGFERGRKLRKMGLHSQDTSELFFDNVKVPKANVLGEPGQGFRYLTRHLAEERLIGACGYMASAQVAFDLTLDYVKERKAFGRAIGTFQNSRFRLAELRAQLDALQTFVDQCVLQHNAGTLTVETAASAKLLTSELQGRMVDEGVQLHGGAGYMEEYRICRMYTDARISRIYAGSSEIMKEIIGRSLGLDDRVKG, encoded by the coding sequence ATGCAACGCCTGATCTTCGAAGCCGAACACGACGCCTTCCGCGAATCCGCCCGCCGCTTCTACCAGCGCGAGGTGGGGCCGCACGGCGAGCGCTGGCGCGAACAGGGCTGCGTGGACCGCGAGGTGTTCCGCAAGGCCGGCGAGCAGGGCTACCTGCTGATGTGGGCCGATGAGAAATACGGCGGCGCCGGCGTGGAGGATTTCCGCTATGAGCAGATCCTGATCGAGGAAAACGCGCGCCACGGCGACTCGGGATTTTTCGGCACGCTGCACTCGCGGCTGGTGGCTCCGTATATCGGCCGTATCGGCAATGAGGAGCAACGCCAGCGCCTGCTGCCGGCGGCCGCGCGCGGCGAGTCGATCTTTGCCATCGCCATGACCGAGCCGCAGGCCGGCTCCGACCTGGCCGGCATGCGCACGCGTGCCGAGGACCACGGCGACCACTGGGTGCTGAACGGCGCCAAGACCTATATCTCGAACGGCCAGCTGGCCGACTTTGTGGTGGTGGTCGCGCGCACCGATCCGGAGCGCAGCCACGGCCTTGGCCTCTTTATCGTCGAGCGCGGCATGCCGGGCTTCGAGCGCGGGCGCAAGCTGCGCAAGATGGGCCTGCACTCGCAGGACACCTCCGAACTGTTCTTCGACAACGTCAAGGTGCCCAAGGCCAACGTGCTGGGCGAGCCCGGCCAGGGCTTCCGCTACCTGACGCGCCACCTGGCTGAAGAGCGGCTGATTGGCGCCTGCGGCTACATGGCGTCGGCGCAGGTGGCGTTCGACCTCACGCTGGACTACGTCAAGGAGCGCAAGGCCTTCGGCCGGGCGATCGGCACGTTCCAGAACTCGCGCTTCAGGCTGGCCGAGCTGCGTGCGCAGCTGGATGCGCTGCAGACCTTCGTCGACCAGTGCGTGCTGCAGCACAACGCCGGCACGCTGACCGTGGAGACGGCGGCGTCAGCCAAGCTGCTCACGTCGGAACTGCAGGGGCGCATGGTCGATGAGGGCGTGCAGCTGCACGGCGGCGCCGGCTATATGGAGGAATACCGCATCTGCCGCATGTACACCGACGCGCGCATCTCGCGCATCTACGCCGGCAGCAGCGAGATCATGAAGGAGATCATCGGCCGCAGCCTGGGGCTGGATGACCGTGTGAAGGGGTAA
- a CDS encoding TolC family protein produces MPFVFSRIAVGALLVLGVLARPAAILAAERPADPLPSADSADAAGPCVPPPAGATLTLAQVRLDALRCNRDIIAARRGVEASQADIQIASQRPNPVLSLGVTNINPHAGIGSGNLRSKTVDSTLRVDQLIETANKGGLRVDAARKASAAAGEVVQAVVVQQTAGAEQAFYEAVISQERVGVLREMLGLYDRTRQASETRLKAGDVSRAEVTKLQLDALRAQNDMRQAMADHSRDKAQLAQAMGVPGTLADNRLVPDWPPLDTPVPQVDPDTLQRRPDVTAAEARLAAAAAARDLARAGRVPDVTVGAQAEHYPVSATNTNGSGNSYGVFLTIPLYVRHRNGGEARRAEVDYYAALDERNRVLLEAGNEMERLRSQLEASRQSLRQMRDDVLPAAESVAGSAEFAYGKGATGVLDLLDARRALRQTRLDAVSAQGDYAKALSAYRAALQTSTTGTATTTSRP; encoded by the coding sequence GTGCCTTTTGTCTTTTCCCGTATTGCCGTGGGTGCCCTGCTGGTACTGGGGGTTCTGGCCCGGCCCGCGGCAATCCTTGCCGCCGAACGCCCCGCCGATCCGCTTCCTTCCGCTGATTCCGCAGATGCTGCCGGTCCTTGCGTGCCGCCGCCGGCCGGCGCGACGCTGACCCTGGCGCAGGTGCGCCTGGACGCACTTCGCTGCAATCGCGACATCATCGCCGCCCGCCGCGGCGTCGAAGCCAGCCAGGCGGACATACAGATCGCTTCGCAGCGGCCCAACCCGGTGCTGAGCCTGGGCGTGACCAACATCAACCCGCATGCCGGCATCGGCTCGGGCAACCTGCGCAGCAAGACCGTGGACTCCACCCTGCGCGTGGACCAGCTGATCGAGACCGCCAACAAGGGCGGCCTGCGCGTGGACGCCGCGCGCAAGGCCAGCGCGGCCGCCGGCGAAGTGGTGCAGGCGGTGGTGGTGCAGCAGACCGCCGGGGCGGAGCAGGCCTTCTATGAGGCGGTGATCAGCCAGGAGCGCGTGGGCGTGCTCAGGGAGATGCTGGGCCTGTACGACCGCACCCGCCAGGCCAGCGAGACCCGCCTCAAGGCCGGCGACGTCTCGCGCGCCGAAGTGACCAAGCTGCAGCTCGACGCGCTGCGCGCGCAGAACGACATGCGCCAGGCCATGGCCGACCACAGCCGCGACAAGGCCCAGCTGGCGCAGGCCATGGGCGTGCCCGGCACGCTCGCCGACAACCGGCTGGTGCCGGACTGGCCGCCGCTGGATACCCCCGTGCCGCAGGTCGACCCCGACACGCTGCAGCGCCGCCCCGACGTGACCGCGGCCGAGGCCCGCCTGGCGGCGGCCGCCGCCGCCCGCGACCTGGCACGCGCCGGCCGCGTGCCTGACGTGACCGTGGGCGCGCAGGCTGAGCACTATCCGGTCTCCGCCACCAATACCAATGGCAGCGGCAACAGCTACGGCGTGTTCCTGACGATCCCGCTGTACGTGCGCCACCGCAACGGCGGCGAGGCCCGCCGCGCCGAGGTGGACTACTACGCCGCGCTGGACGAGCGCAACCGCGTGCTGCTTGAAGCCGGCAATGAGATGGAACGGCTGCGCAGCCAGCTCGAAGCCTCGCGCCAGTCACTGCGGCAGATGCGCGACGACGTGTTGCCCGCTGCCGAAAGCGTGGCCGGCAGCGCCGAGTTTGCCTACGGCAAGGGCGCCACCGGCGTGCTCGACCTGCTCGATGCCCGCCGCGCGCTGCGCCAGACCCGGCTCGACGCCGTCAGCGCCCAGGGCGATTACGCCAAGGCCCTGTCGGCCTACCGCGCCGCGCTGCAGACCTCCACGACCGGCACTGCGACGACCACCTCGCGTCCCTGA